In Pocillopora verrucosa isolate sample1 chromosome 13, ASM3666991v2, whole genome shotgun sequence, one genomic interval encodes:
- the LOC136277632 gene encoding melanocyte-stimulating hormone receptor-like → MENNTNFSNQGSGNHNFLAKPFVIVNCALNAPLMLVSILDNALVLAAIMRTPSIHSPSMIMLGSLAVADLLVGLIAQPLFIVDELITKVHVLRVLSSVIEFALCGISLTTVTAISMDRFIALQYHLRYATLVTYSRVIYSIVAVWLIIVIYSGLRLWDKVVFHLLSAILIGVCLAISTFCYIKIYQIVQRHRLQIRSQEQATESHIIQNCTEKMRLKQSALNTFVLYIFLVVCYFPAYIFLFLFGISYSTWKMEWTISSTVVFMNSSLNPVLFCWRIRQLWIAAVKTARDMLCTTTD, encoded by the coding sequence ATGGAAAATAACACCAACTTCTCAAACCAAGGATCAGGAAATCACAACTTTCTCGCCAAACCTTTCGTCATTGTGAACTGTGCCTTGAATGCGCCATTAATGCTTGTATCAATACTGGACAACGCGTTGGTTCTTGCTGCCATTATGAGGACTCCGTCGATTCATTCTCCGTCAATGATCATGCTCGGTAGTCTTGCAGTTGCAGATCTCCTGGTAGGTCTTATCGCTCAGCCGTTGTTTATCGTAGATGAGCTCATCACGAAAGTCCATGTTCTGCGCGTTCTTTCTTCAGTGATAGAATTCGCCTTATGTGGTATTTCTCTAACAACGGTAACAGCCATTAGCATGGATCGTTTTATTGCACTGCAGTATCACTTGCGATATGCAACTCTTGTGACTTATTCTCGAGTAATCTATTCTATAGTAGCGGTATGGTTGATTATCGTGATCTATTCAGGACTTCGCTTATGGGATAAGGTTGTATTTCACCTACTTTCCGCTATACTCATCGGTGTTTGTCTTGCAATATCCACGTTTTGttatattaaaatttatcaaatcgTCCAACGCCATCGATTGCAAATCCGCTCTCAAGAACAAGCTACAGAAAGTCACATCATTCAGAATTGCACAGAAAAAATGCGATTAAAACAAAGCGCTTTGAACACGTTCGTTTTGTATATCTTCTTAGTTGTATGTTACTTTCCCGCctatatttttctgtttctctttgGAATTTCTTACTCCACATGGAAAATGGAATGGACCATCTCGTCTACCGTTGTGTTTATGAACTCGTCCCTGAATCCAGTTCTGTTTTGCTGGCGTATTCGCCaactttggattgcagctgtGAAGACGGCAAGAGATATGTTATGCACCACCACTGATTAA
- the LOC136277887 gene encoding melanocyte-stimulating hormone receptor-like — MENNTNFSNRESGNHNFHAKPFVVVNCALNAPFMLVSTLGNTLVLAAIVRTPSIRSPSMIMLASLATTDFLVGLIAQPLFIADELIMKNHVLNALSSMIGFALCGISLATITAISIDRFIALQYHLRYATLVTNSRVICSIVAASLIILICSGLRLWDNVGFHLLFAILTGVCLVISTLCYIKIYQIVQRHRVQIRSQKQATKSHVIQNRTEKMRLKQSALNTFVFYIFMIACYSPSYILLFLFGISYSTWKTEWTISTTVVFMNSSLNPVLFCWRIRQLRVAAVKTARDMLCTTTD; from the coding sequence ATGGAAAATAACACTAACTTCTCAAACCGCGAATCAGGAAATCACAACTTTCACGCCAAACCTTTTGTCGTGGTGAACTGTGCATTGAATGCGCCATTCATGCTTGTATCAACTCTGGGCAACACGTTGGTTCTTGCCGCCATTGTAAGGACTCCGTCGATTCGTTCTCCGTCAATGATCATGCTCGCTAGTCTTGCTACTACAGACTTCCTGGTAGGCCTTATCGCTCAGCCGTTATTTATTGCAGATGAGCTCATTATGAAGAATCATGTTCTAAACGCTCTTTCTTCAATGATAGGATTCGCCTTATGTGGTATTTCTCTCGCAACCATAACAGCCATTAGCATAGATCGTTTTATTGCACTGCAGTATCACTTGCGATATGCAACTCTTGTGACTAACTCCCGAGTAATCTGTTCTATAGTTGCGGCGTCGTTGATTATCTTGATCTGTTCAGGACTTCGTTTATGGGATAACGTTGGATTTCACCTACTTTTCGCGATACTCACCGGTGTTTGTCTTGTAATATCCACGCTTtgttacattaaaatttatcaaatcgTCCAACGCCATCGAGTGCAGATCCGCTCTCAAAAACAAGCTACAAAAAGTCACGTAATTCAGAATCGCACAGAAAAAATGCGATTAAAACAAAGCGCTTTGAACACGTTCGTTTTTTATATCTTTATGATTGCATGTTACTCTCCCTCGTATATTTTGCTCTTCCTTTTTGGAATTTCTTATTCCACATGGAAAACGGAATGGACCATCTCGACTACCGTTGTGTTTATGAACTCGTCCCTGAATCCAGTTCTGTTTTGCTGGCGTATCCGCCAGCTTCGGGTTGCAGCTGTGAAGACGGCAAGAGATATGTTATGCACCACCACTGATTAA